The following proteins come from a genomic window of Microbacterium sulfonylureivorans:
- a CDS encoding GMC family oxidoreductase, with translation MTRRGRGAAPRGTRGATELTADYIVVGAGSAGAALAARLSEDPSVSVLLLEAGAPDTALELHVPAAFSKLFRGPYDWSYDTVPQEKLEGRTIFWPRGKTLGGSSSLNAMMWVRGFAADYDEWADAAGPAWSWDSLVPYFRRVERTQDPADATQGSDGPQSVEHQRDPRPHTAAFLAAAREVGHPVTAPNLAEGQGFSQTMVSQQRGARASTADAYLRPARKRRNLRVVTGALVRRVTFAGSGAATEPAEAPAATGVYVEIDGVTRHARARREVILSGGAINTPQLLMLSGIGPAEHLAEHGIPLLVDAPDVGANLQDHLVAGLAPEADGGTLFGAESPAQLVRYLTKRTGMLTSNVGEGCGFVRTDVADRAGMTDGLPDIEIIFAPVPYVGEGLIPTPGEGITLGAILLRPRSRGTIRLASADPTAKAVIDPGYLTDPEGIDEATMLAGLAACERLIDTDALRAVTTGRWIQPDGGEAMTPGERAELSLRRYSHTLYHPVGTARMGTDASSVVDPELRVRGVRGLRVADASVMPTVIRGHTNAPAIVIGEVAADLIRGR, from the coding sequence ATGACCCGGCGAGGGCGGGGCGCCGCACCCCGAGGCACACGCGGGGCGACGGAGCTGACAGCGGACTATATCGTCGTCGGAGCAGGATCGGCCGGAGCCGCCCTCGCTGCGCGCCTCAGCGAGGACCCCTCGGTCTCGGTGCTGCTGCTCGAGGCGGGCGCGCCCGACACGGCGCTCGAGCTGCACGTGCCGGCCGCGTTCTCGAAGCTGTTCCGCGGTCCGTACGACTGGAGCTACGACACCGTCCCCCAGGAGAAGCTCGAGGGGCGCACGATCTTCTGGCCCCGGGGCAAGACGCTGGGGGGCTCGTCGTCGCTCAACGCGATGATGTGGGTGCGCGGCTTCGCCGCCGACTACGACGAGTGGGCGGATGCCGCGGGCCCGGCCTGGTCGTGGGACTCGCTGGTGCCCTACTTCCGCCGCGTCGAGCGCACGCAGGATCCGGCCGACGCGACTCAGGGGTCGGACGGCCCGCAGTCCGTCGAGCACCAGCGCGACCCGAGGCCGCATACCGCGGCGTTCCTCGCCGCGGCGCGTGAGGTCGGGCATCCGGTCACCGCCCCCAACCTCGCCGAGGGTCAGGGTTTCAGCCAGACGATGGTGTCGCAGCAGCGCGGCGCGCGGGCCTCGACCGCCGACGCGTACCTCCGGCCCGCCCGGAAGCGCCGCAACCTGCGGGTGGTCACGGGGGCGCTGGTGCGGCGGGTGACGTTCGCCGGCTCGGGTGCGGCCACCGAGCCCGCCGAGGCTCCCGCTGCCACCGGCGTCTACGTCGAGATCGACGGCGTCACCCGGCACGCACGCGCCCGGCGCGAGGTGATCCTCTCGGGCGGCGCCATCAACACGCCGCAGCTGCTCATGCTGAGCGGCATCGGCCCCGCCGAGCACCTCGCCGAGCACGGCATCCCGCTCCTCGTCGACGCGCCCGACGTCGGGGCGAACCTTCAGGACCACCTCGTTGCGGGGCTCGCACCCGAGGCCGACGGCGGCACGCTGTTCGGCGCCGAGAGCCCGGCCCAGCTCGTGCGCTACCTCACGAAGCGCACCGGGATGCTCACCTCCAACGTCGGCGAGGGCTGCGGGTTCGTGCGCACCGACGTCGCCGACCGCGCCGGCATGACCGATGGCCTGCCCGACATCGAGATCATCTTCGCCCCCGTCCCCTACGTGGGCGAAGGGCTCATCCCGACGCCCGGCGAGGGCATCACGCTCGGCGCGATCCTGCTGCGGCCGCGCAGCCGCGGGACGATCCGCCTGGCGTCGGCGGACCCGACCGCGAAGGCCGTGATCGACCCGGGCTACCTCACCGACCCCGAAGGGATCGACGAGGCCACGATGCTCGCAGGCCTCGCCGCGTGCGAGCGCCTGATCGACACCGACGCTCTGCGCGCCGTGACCACGGGTCGCTGGATCCAGCCCGACGGCGGCGAAGCCATGACCCCGGGCGAGCGCGCCGAGCTGTCGCTGCGCCGCTACTCGCACACGCTGTACCACCCCGTCGGCACGGCCCGGATGGGGACGGATGCCTCCTCCGTCGTCGACCCCGAGCTCCGCGTGCGCGGGGTCCGAGGTCTGCGCGTGGCCGACGCATCCGTCATGCCCACCGTGATCCGCGGCCACACCAACGCCCCCGCGATCGTGATCGGCGAGGTCGCCGCCGACCTCATCCGAGGTCGCTGA
- a CDS encoding aldehyde dehydrogenase family protein → MPKAAPATAAPARAKAPALPEEVSGPLDIAIADLDVGARTWSHLTLDQRARLLDRIRASVAAVAEEWADVASTSKGIEPGHPLRGEEWLSGPYATLVALDSYRSTLAALAKGESPLKGVKTDAAPGDRVRAHVFPLTPVDGMLLSGYTGEVWFEPGVTDAEARRGAGLAQLTPTEAGGVGLVLGAGNVTSIPVLDVMYELLAHNRVAILKVNPTQDALVPVYERALAPLIEPGFLRIVRGGGDVGGYLAEHRGIAHVHITGAAPTFDAIVWGPPTGSGAAATARRRREDRPKLKKPITAELGGVSPIIVVPGEWSDADLAFQAEHVATMRLYNSGHNCIAGQVVLLSAEWPQREAFLDALRTALDAAPARPVWYPRSDAKLAAAASDYPAAERCGDGTRMLVEVEAGGDATALETTEYFAPVLGVVALPGNGQEFLDGAVAHANDRLVGTLGANVIIDPLTQAALGDGFEQAMADLRYGTVSINSWTAFGFLTPTLPWGGFPGATLQNVESGIGVVHNGLLLDRIERSVTRGPFRPFPRSAAPRALGASKGRSFSVLPKPPWFVTSRTGAAVSEGFTRFRMDGNYAKLAATLVQAFRA, encoded by the coding sequence GTGCCCAAGGCCGCCCCGGCAACCGCCGCCCCTGCTCGCGCGAAGGCGCCCGCCCTCCCCGAAGAGGTGAGCGGCCCGCTCGACATCGCGATCGCCGACCTCGACGTGGGCGCCCGCACGTGGAGCCACCTCACGCTCGACCAGCGAGCGCGTCTGCTCGATCGCATCCGCGCGTCCGTGGCCGCCGTGGCGGAGGAGTGGGCAGACGTCGCCTCGACGTCGAAGGGGATCGAGCCGGGGCATCCGCTCCGCGGCGAGGAGTGGCTGTCAGGACCGTACGCGACCCTCGTCGCGCTCGACTCCTACCGCTCGACGCTGGCGGCGCTCGCGAAGGGCGAGAGCCCGTTGAAGGGCGTGAAGACGGATGCCGCACCCGGCGACCGCGTGCGCGCCCACGTCTTCCCGCTCACGCCCGTCGACGGAATGCTGCTGTCGGGCTACACCGGCGAGGTGTGGTTCGAGCCGGGCGTGACCGACGCCGAGGCGCGCCGCGGGGCCGGCCTCGCACAGCTGACCCCGACCGAGGCCGGCGGTGTCGGGCTCGTGCTCGGCGCGGGCAACGTCACCTCGATCCCGGTGCTCGACGTGATGTACGAGCTGCTCGCGCACAACCGCGTCGCGATCCTGAAGGTGAACCCGACTCAGGACGCCCTCGTGCCCGTGTACGAGCGCGCGCTCGCCCCGCTCATCGAGCCCGGGTTCCTGCGAATCGTCCGAGGAGGCGGAGATGTCGGCGGCTACCTCGCCGAGCACCGCGGCATCGCGCACGTGCACATCACCGGGGCTGCCCCCACGTTCGACGCGATCGTCTGGGGTCCCCCCACGGGCTCGGGTGCGGCGGCCACCGCGCGTCGCAGGCGCGAAGACCGCCCGAAGCTCAAGAAGCCGATCACCGCCGAGCTCGGCGGCGTCTCGCCGATCATCGTCGTACCGGGCGAGTGGAGCGATGCCGATCTCGCCTTCCAGGCCGAGCACGTCGCGACGATGCGGCTCTACAACTCCGGCCACAACTGCATCGCCGGCCAGGTCGTGCTCCTCAGTGCCGAGTGGCCGCAGCGGGAGGCCTTCCTCGACGCGCTGCGCACGGCGCTCGACGCGGCCCCGGCACGGCCGGTCTGGTATCCCCGGTCCGACGCGAAGCTCGCGGCCGCGGCATCCGACTACCCCGCCGCGGAGCGGTGCGGCGACGGCACACGCATGCTCGTGGAGGTCGAGGCGGGCGGTGACGCCACGGCGCTCGAGACGACGGAGTACTTCGCCCCCGTGCTCGGGGTCGTGGCGCTGCCCGGCAACGGGCAGGAGTTCCTCGACGGCGCCGTCGCCCACGCGAACGACCGGCTCGTGGGCACCCTCGGCGCCAACGTCATCATCGATCCGCTCACCCAGGCCGCGCTCGGCGACGGCTTCGAACAGGCGATGGCCGACCTCCGGTACGGCACGGTGTCGATCAACTCGTGGACGGCCTTCGGATTCCTCACCCCGACGCTCCCCTGGGGCGGATTCCCCGGCGCGACGCTGCAGAACGTCGAGAGCGGCATCGGGGTCGTGCACAACGGCCTCCTCCTCGATCGCATCGAGCGGTCGGTGACCCGTGGCCCGTTCCGGCCGTTCCCGCGCTCGGCGGCGCCGCGTGCGCTGGGCGCATCGAAGGGGCGGTCGTTCTCTGTGCTGCCGAAGCCGCCGTGGTTCGTGACGTCGCGCACCGGCGCGGCCGTGAGCGAGGGCTTCACGCGCTTCCGCATGGACGGCAACTACGCCAAGCTCGCGGCGACGCTCGTGCAGGCGTTCCGCGCATGA
- a CDS encoding MFS transporter gives MSTDAPDAGAAEAASRAPHDRLSKGTIARYAIGSIGTGGFATLPGLVLTYYLTDSLGVAALAAGVVITLAKVWDVIVDPIIGALTDRDLARHGTRRRLMLIGAFSIPVLFALTFAVPPALGPAVAALWVFLAFTLTATAFSLFQVPYIALPAELTPDYDERTRLLTWRVVVLTLAILLFGAGGPALRRAADDPVAGYLVMGIVAGLVIGLGMLVATTVARRPVTPTTLGATTDAPLPAAARASLREHYADGIRALRRSRPFRTLLSTFVLQSLATGLMLAGAQYVATWVLHSEAAVELLFVALIAPALFAAPAWGVLARRIGKERSFTIASTVFGAAALSILGVLWAPGDWIYVPVGIAGIAYAGMQSLPMAMLPDVISHDERTHGAGRAGSFSGVWTAGETVGFALGATALSIILAVTGYISSTADQTVVQPDAAVTGIVVSFSLAPAVLIALSLVGLARYPLRRRDIESQPA, from the coding sequence ATGAGCACCGACGCTCCCGACGCCGGCGCGGCCGAGGCAGCCTCCCGCGCCCCCCACGACCGCCTGAGCAAGGGCACCATCGCCCGCTATGCCATCGGATCGATCGGCACGGGCGGGTTCGCGACGCTGCCCGGCCTCGTCCTGACGTACTACCTGACCGACTCGCTCGGCGTCGCCGCGCTCGCGGCGGGCGTCGTCATCACGCTCGCGAAGGTCTGGGACGTCATCGTCGACCCGATCATCGGAGCCCTGACCGACCGCGATCTCGCCCGGCACGGCACGCGGCGACGGCTGATGCTCATCGGCGCGTTCAGCATCCCGGTGCTGTTCGCCCTGACCTTCGCCGTGCCGCCCGCGCTCGGACCCGCGGTCGCAGCCCTGTGGGTGTTCCTGGCCTTCACCCTGACGGCCACCGCGTTCAGCCTGTTCCAGGTGCCCTACATCGCGCTCCCGGCAGAGCTGACCCCGGACTACGACGAGCGGACGCGTCTGCTCACGTGGCGCGTGGTGGTGCTGACGCTGGCGATCCTCCTGTTCGGAGCGGGGGGCCCGGCGCTGCGTCGCGCGGCCGACGACCCCGTGGCCGGCTACCTCGTGATGGGCATCGTCGCCGGCCTCGTGATCGGCCTCGGCATGCTCGTCGCGACGACGGTCGCCCGTCGGCCGGTCACGCCGACGACCCTCGGCGCCACGACGGACGCGCCCCTGCCGGCCGCCGCGCGCGCGAGCCTGCGCGAGCACTACGCCGACGGCATCCGCGCCCTCCGGCGGAGCCGGCCGTTCCGCACGCTGCTGTCGACCTTCGTCCTGCAATCGCTCGCGACCGGGCTCATGCTCGCCGGAGCGCAGTACGTCGCCACGTGGGTGCTGCACTCCGAGGCGGCCGTCGAGCTGCTCTTCGTCGCCCTCATCGCCCCCGCGCTGTTCGCGGCGCCGGCGTGGGGCGTGCTCGCGCGGCGCATCGGCAAGGAGCGGTCGTTCACCATCGCGAGCACCGTCTTCGGGGCCGCGGCGCTGTCGATCCTGGGCGTGCTGTGGGCCCCCGGCGACTGGATCTACGTACCGGTCGGCATCGCGGGCATCGCGTACGCGGGCATGCAGTCGCTCCCGATGGCGATGCTCCCCGACGTGATCTCGCACGATGAGCGCACGCACGGCGCTGGACGCGCCGGGTCGTTCAGCGGGGTGTGGACCGCGGGCGAGACCGTGGGCTTCGCGCTGGGCGCGACCGCGCTGTCGATCATCCTCGCGGTCACCGGCTACATCTCGTCGACGGCGGATCAGACGGTGGTGCAGCCGGATGCCGCGGTCACCGGCATCGTCGTCAGCTTCAGCCTGGCTCCGGCCGTGCTCATCGCACTGAGCCTCGTCGGCCTCGCCCGCTATCCGCTGCGTCGCCGCGACATCGAGTCGCAGCCTGCCTGA
- a CDS encoding kynureninase: protein MTTTEPTAPPTAADLEAEASALDAADPLRHHRDAFVGAETSLVYFDGNSLGRPPRASVERLAAFARDEWGGRLIRGWDESWMQLPFTIGDTIGRAVIGAAPGQTVVGDSTTVLLYKLVRAAFDARNAADPARVEIVVDRDNFPTDRYLVDGIARERGGVVRWIDVDLDAGVTEDSLRAAVGPATAVVLLSHVAYRSGYLADAAAFTAIAHDAGALVVWDLCHSAGSVPVLADEWGFDLAVGCTYKYLNGGPGSPAFAYVATRHQDALAQPIQGWMGTADVFAMGPEYRPAEGMRRFLSGTPPIVGMIAMQDTLALIEDAGIDAIRAKSVALTGFAVHAADELLAPLGVTVASPRDAGARGGHVTLSHPAMRAVTARLWSEDVIPDYRDPDGLRIGLSPLSTSFAETLAGMRAVRAAVADLA, encoded by the coding sequence ATGACGACCACTGAACCCACGGCACCGCCGACGGCGGCCGACCTCGAGGCCGAGGCATCCGCCCTCGACGCGGCCGATCCGCTGCGGCACCACCGCGACGCGTTCGTGGGGGCCGAGACGTCGCTCGTGTACTTCGACGGCAATTCGCTCGGGCGCCCGCCGCGGGCGAGCGTCGAGCGACTGGCCGCCTTCGCGCGCGACGAGTGGGGCGGGCGCCTCATCCGCGGGTGGGACGAGTCGTGGATGCAGCTGCCCTTCACGATCGGCGACACCATCGGACGTGCGGTGATCGGCGCCGCACCGGGGCAGACGGTCGTCGGCGACTCGACCACGGTGCTGCTGTACAAGCTCGTGCGTGCGGCGTTCGACGCCCGGAACGCGGCCGATCCGGCGCGGGTCGAGATCGTCGTCGACCGCGACAACTTCCCCACCGACCGCTACCTGGTCGACGGCATCGCCCGCGAGCGGGGCGGGGTCGTGCGCTGGATCGACGTCGATCTCGACGCCGGAGTGACCGAAGACAGCCTGCGTGCGGCGGTGGGCCCGGCGACGGCGGTCGTGCTGCTCAGCCACGTCGCGTACCGCTCCGGCTATCTGGCCGATGCCGCGGCCTTCACCGCGATCGCGCACGACGCCGGCGCGCTCGTCGTCTGGGACCTCTGCCACTCCGCGGGCTCCGTGCCGGTGCTCGCGGACGAGTGGGGCTTCGACCTCGCCGTGGGATGCACGTACAAGTACCTCAACGGCGGGCCGGGCTCGCCCGCCTTCGCCTACGTCGCGACCCGGCACCAGGATGCGCTGGCGCAGCCGATCCAGGGGTGGATGGGCACGGCCGACGTGTTCGCGATGGGCCCCGAGTACCGCCCGGCCGAGGGCATGCGACGCTTCCTCTCCGGCACTCCGCCGATCGTCGGCATGATCGCGATGCAGGACACGCTGGCCCTGATCGAGGACGCCGGAATCGATGCCATCCGCGCCAAGTCCGTCGCCCTCACCGGCTTCGCGGTTCACGCGGCCGATGAGCTGCTCGCGCCGCTGGGCGTGACGGTGGCCTCCCCGCGCGACGCGGGAGCGCGCGGCGGGCACGTCACGCTGTCGCATCCGGCGATGCGGGCGGTCACGGCGCGGCTCTGGTCCGAGGACGTCATCCCCGACTACCGCGACCCCGACGGACTCCGCATCGGGCTGTCGCCTCTCTCGACCAGCTTCGCCGAGACGCTCGCCGGGATGCGGGCCGTGCGGGCCGCCGTGGCCGACCTCGCCTGA